The following DNA comes from Cedecea neteri.
CAGCAGTATTTTTGCCTGATTCGCATTCTTGCCCTGGCGGGTACCCCGAGATCCTCGTTTTTCAAGTCGTTCGCGCTGTTCACGCAATGCCTGCTCTTCACGCTTACGCTCGGTTTTGAGGCGTTCCAGGTTATGCGCAGCGGAGGACGTCTCCTGCGCTTTCATTTGTTGGTAAAAATCATAGTTACCGCCGTAGCTGCGTAAACCAAGCGACGATAGTTCGACTATTCGCTCCATCTGTTGAAGCAACTTCCGGTCATGACTGATGAGCAACAGACCACGGGGCCATTGTTGCAATTGCCGCATCAGCGTCAGTCGGCTGGCGGCATCCAGATGGTTTGTTGGCTCATCAAGGATAAGAAAATCTGCCTCAGATAGCATCGCGCCTGTGAGTGCCACCCGCATGGCTTCTCCGCCACTCAGCAGGTTGATCGCTGATCCTGGCGAAAGGTAACCCAATCCAGCGGACTCCAACTGCGCCTGCAGCCGCTGGCGAAGGTCCCAATTATCACCCACAAGGTCAAAATCTGCCGGGTCGATGCTGCCTGCCTCAATACGATCTAGCGCGGCTAACTGCGTGTCGACTCCCGCAAGCATCGCAACACTATGATAATGGTGCGGTGTCAGATGTTGTGCCAGATATCTGACACGACCTGAGCAACTACGCCGGCCGGAAGTGGGCGCAACCAGGCCTGAAAGAATTTTTGCCAGCAGGCTTTTACCCACGCCATTTCTGCCGACCAGAGCAGTATGTTGATGGTCGAATTGTTCAGTGAGATTTGAGAAAAGGGGTTTGCCATCAGGCAATACAAAAGAAACGCGATCGAGCGTTAGAATAGAATTCGTCATGCGATAACCCTGAAATTAATGCACCAAAACAGCCCCCGAAGGAAACTGCATAAAGGCCGTCAAAGATGACGGTGGGCATTAATTGCGCATTGGACGAATACCTCTAAAGAGACGTGAAAGTGGACGGATTATAAAATTGCCAATTTCCGTCTGTCAAATAACATCCAGCGACCAGCCCACGGTATTAGATACAACGGTCAGCGAGCAATGTCGGTTTGTTAAACCTGACACCACAGATGGAGATGGCGCGGATGTTCATTCTTTTTACGCTTCTTACGAAGCCCGGTTCTTGCCTGGCGCATGCATTTCAGCGTTAGTCTGTTAAGTTTAATGCTGTTATCGGTTGCTTATTACAGGAGTGAACAAGTGAACATCGACTGGCACAGTGCTGTATTAACACGCTCGACTGTCGTGGATAAAAACTACAAAAATACGCAAAACGTCCGCCGTTTCATGGTGGTTGAATGTGGGCCGCACTTTCGATTTGATCGTGAATTTATGGCGTGGATACGAAATGATCACCCAAAAAATTTGGGTGATGTCGTAGATGAGTGGAAGCGCAGGCATTCATTCTAGAGAAAGAACGCCCACGTTTCGCATTGGGAGTCCCTCCGCTCCATGTTTGTCCACATCGTACCCGGCCAGTTGCTAATCTAATCACTCATAAGGCGTTCAGCCTGAATTGCCCGTTTAGCCAGTTTCTTTTGCAGAATAATAACGAGAATTGGGTGCCCTGATGCGGAAATGGCACATAGCCCCAGCAACGTGTTCATATTCTCTGGTGCTATGTCATGAGCGGGTAATAGAAAAGAAGAGAGGAAAAATGCGGCAGTAGTCATCAGATACATTATTGATGTCTGTAGGGAAGCGAATCCTGCTCGTTGCCCGTCATCTGGAAACTGAATAGTAAGCGCCGAAGAGGAAACCAGACGACTGTAAGATGCCCCGAGAAATAAAATAATAAATAACGCCGAATGCGGATAGCCCAGTACGGGGATTAGCAAACTCAGTATAAAAACGAGGGTTGAGCCTGCAGCCAGACTCAAAGCAGAAAAACGTGACGTTAAAGCACCGGTCATTTTGGTAGACAGATACCCGGCAATGCCTCCGGCGAAGAACAGCCAGGGCAACTGCTCCAGTGAAGCACCCAACTGCCGGGTCATTAATGGCACCAGGACTGGGATTATCAGCATCGGGCAAAACTGTACCAGCGCATTGCCCGAAGCGAACAGTAAAGTATCTCTATCGAGAGACAATGTGGGGGATGTGTCGCAGGAGACCGGATCTCGAGGAATAAAGGAGACAATAAGTGGCAAGACTAATAAACACAGGGTACTGATTAACCACAACGCGGCATGCCAGCCATAATGAGCACACAGATATAATATTGTGGGCATGCCTGCAATGCTTACTAGCGAAAATGACGCAATCACCGTTGCCAGCATTTTCCCGCGCAAGTTAGCGGGGGCGTGATTGATCAATATGCTAATCCCCACTCCCATTGTTGTTCCTCCCACCAGGCCCGCACAGAATCGCAATGCCAGCAGAAGGTTAAAACTGGAGGTGAATGTAGTCAAAAGCGTCAGCAGGCCCAGCAGCGCCATATTGGCGAGTAAAAAACGTTTCTTGTTGAAACGACCGATCCAGTAGAAGGCCATAATGCCCGACAGGACGGCCCCGAACGTATACATCCCGGAGACATAGCCTGAGAATGAAATAGGCACTGAGAAATCTGCGGCCATAAAAGCAAAAATAGGGTTAAACATCATGTATTCCAGCGCGTTAGTGAACTGGACAAAAGCCATGATAAGCGCTATCCGCATGAGGGATTTATCGTTAAACGTCTGTGTGACGGGTGGCATAACAGGCAACCTGTGGATGAAAGATGCCCGAGTTTAACTACTATCAATACCGGTGATTAGGTGGTAAAAATGGCACTGATTATTATCATTTATGGGATAGTTGATGCGTCCGGCGCTTGATTTTAATACCCTGAAAGTGTTCATTGCCGTGGTGGAAAGAGAAAGTTTTGTTGGTGCATCAAAAGTGCTTGAGATGCCGACATCCAACGTGAGTCGCTGTATCTCTCAGTTAGAAGAAAAACTGAATCTGCAGCTCATTGAGCGCAGTACCCGGCATATGAAACTCACCCAGGCGGGGCATCTGCTTTATACCCGGGCGA
Coding sequences within:
- a CDS encoding ABC-F family ATP-binding cassette domain-containing protein: MTNSILTLDRVSFVLPDGKPLFSNLTEQFDHQHTALVGRNGVGKSLLAKILSGLVAPTSGRRSCSGRVRYLAQHLTPHHYHSVAMLAGVDTQLAALDRIEAGSIDPADFDLVGDNWDLRQRLQAQLESAGLGYLSPGSAINLLSGGEAMRVALTGAMLSEADFLILDEPTNHLDAASRLTLMRQLQQWPRGLLLISHDRKLLQQMERIVELSSLGLRSYGGNYDFYQQMKAQETSSAAHNLERLKTERKREEQALREQRERLEKRGSRGTRQGKNANQAKILLGRQKGRSEASAGKRVKQQTQAQELLSQQVQQATKQIEVSTPVAMHITSTFEALPQNVATLDEVVLPFVPASFREITLTINGGQRIGVVGSNGCGKSTLLKTLAGLLLPVSGHREVRAKTAYLDQQMSILDRQKTALEQLLAVNSQAGESHLRMQLAQLGLDASRASLPCGELSGGEQLKAALAMLIYADSPASFLLLDEPSNHLDIVSLHTLESFLNQYQGTLMVVSHDEVFLSQIELTHWLVAGDKGWELSPS
- a CDS encoding DUF6434 domain-containing protein — protein: MNIDWHSAVLTRSTVVDKNYKNTQNVRRFMVVECGPHFRFDREFMAWIRNDHPKNLGDVVDEWKRRHSF
- a CDS encoding MFS transporter: MPPVTQTFNDKSLMRIALIMAFVQFTNALEYMMFNPIFAFMAADFSVPISFSGYVSGMYTFGAVLSGIMAFYWIGRFNKKRFLLANMALLGLLTLLTTFTSSFNLLLALRFCAGLVGGTTMGVGISILINHAPANLRGKMLATVIASFSLVSIAGMPTILYLCAHYGWHAALWLISTLCLLVLPLIVSFIPRDPVSCDTSPTLSLDRDTLLFASGNALVQFCPMLIIPVLVPLMTRQLGASLEQLPWLFFAGGIAGYLSTKMTGALTSRFSALSLAAGSTLVFILSLLIPVLGYPHSALFIILFLGASYSRLVSSSALTIQFPDDGQRAGFASLQTSIMYLMTTAAFFLSSFLLPAHDIAPENMNTLLGLCAISASGHPILVIILQKKLAKRAIQAERLMSD